A single genomic interval of Sceloporus undulatus isolate JIND9_A2432 ecotype Alabama chromosome 2, SceUnd_v1.1, whole genome shotgun sequence harbors:
- the LOC121923022 gene encoding zinc finger protein 347-like, translating to MEETAIKKLLGQVTFEDVAVYFTKTEWNLLDENQRSLYWDVMIENYENVSSLGQLVNHTGEKPHKCQQCGKCFAQRSYLRKHLRVHTGEKPYKCQKCGKCFAQRPHLVSHKRVHTGEKPYICQQCGKCFAHRSTFVIHEKSHTDNKSYKCEQCGKCFAQTSSLRRHLRVHTGEKPHECQQCGKSFLHKSQLEKHQRVHTGEKPYECQQCGKCFAQRPHLGQHLRVHTGEKPHKCQQCGKCFADKSHLVKHQRVHTGEKPYKCQQCGKCFTQKSQVKIHQRVHTGEKPYECQQCGKWFTRKSVIVTHQRVHTGERPYKCQECGKCFVRKSVLVNHQRVHTGDVPYTCQK from the exons ATGGAAGAAACTGCTATAAAGAAGCTCTTGGGACAG gtgacctttgaggaTGTGGCTGTGTATTTCACAAAGACGGAATGGAACCTGCTGGATGAGAACCAAAGATCTTTGTACTGGGATGTCATGATAGAAAACTACGAGAATGTGTCCTCCCTTG GACAGCTTGTgaatcatacaggagagaaaccacacaaatgccagcagtgtggaaagtgTTTTGCTCAAAGGTCATACCTGAGGAAGCActtgagagtccacacaggagagaaaccatacaaatgccagaagtgtggaaaatgttttgctcagaggcCACACCTTGTGTCTcataagagagtccacacaggagaaaaaccatacatatgccagcagtgtgggaaatgttttgctcacaggTCAACCTTTGTGATTCATGAGAAAAGCCATACAGACAATAAATCATACAAATGcgaacagtgtggaaaatgttttgctcagacaTCAAGCCTTAGGAGACACTTGAGggtccacaccggagagaaacCTCATGAATGCCAGCAATGTGGAAAGTCTTTTCTTCACAAGTCACAGCTTGAgaaacaccagagagtccacacaggagagaaaccttatgaatgccagcagtgtggaaagtgTTTTGCTCAAAGACCTCACCTAGGGCAGCACttgagagtccatacaggagagaaaccgcacaaatgccagcagtgtgggaaatgttttgctgacaagtcacaccttgtcaagcatcagagagtccatacaggagagaaaccatacaaatgccagcagtgtggaaaatgttttactcagaagTCACAGGTTAAgatacaccagagagtccacacaggagagaaaccttatgaatgccagcagtgtggaaagtgGTTTACTCGCAAGTCAGTGATTGTgactcatcagagagtccacactggagagagaccatacaaatgccaggagtgtgggaaatgttttgttcgcaagtcagtccttgtgaatcatcaaagagtccacacaggcgacgtaccatacacatgccagaagtga